One region of Budorcas taxicolor isolate Tak-1 chromosome 3, Takin1.1, whole genome shotgun sequence genomic DNA includes:
- the ADAM15 gene encoding disintegrin and metalloproteinase domain-containing protein 15 isoform X3 produces MRLALLWALGLLGAGSPLPSRPLPDIGVTEETQARPERAQNGPLEPQILQDNLTFSLAQALQTSLPEALRIKLELDGESHILELLQNRELVSGRPTLVWYQPDGTRVVSEGHTLENCCYEGRVRGHAHSWVSLCTCSGLRGVVILSPERSYSVELGPGDLQGPPVISRIQDLLLPRHTCALSWPTSVLTQALPEHPLGPRHTRRWRRDVVTETKIVELVIVADHAEVQRHRGFQSLLNRTLEVALLLDTFFRPMNVRVALVGLEAWTQHNLIEISQHPGLTLDSFLHWRRTNLLPRLPHDSAQLVTATSFSGPMVGMAIQNSICSPEFSGGVNMDHSTSILGVASSIAHELGHSLGLGHDSPGNSCPCPGPAPAKSCIMEASTDFLPGLNFSNCSRQALEKALLGGMGSCLFERLSGLPSMASVCGNMLVEPGEQCDCGFPGDCTDPCCDYFTCQLRPGAQCASDGLCCHSCQLRPAGWKCRPTRGDCDLPEFCPGDSSQCPPDVSMGDGEPCAGGQAVCMQGRCASYAQQCRALWGPGATPAAPLCLLTANTRGDAFGSCGRNADGSYVSCAPRDAVCGQLQCQGGRAQPLLGSARDHRWEMLAANGTQLKLNCSWVHLDLGNDVAQPLLTLPGTACGPGLVCVEQQCQPVEVLGAQECRRRCHGHGVCDSNRRCHCEEGWAPPDCTTHVRATSSLTTGLPLSLLLLLVLVLLGASYWHRARLRQRLCQLKGPSCQYRAAQSGPPERPGPPQRALVMPGAKQASALGFPAPPSRPLPPDPVPKRLQSQGPTKPPPPRKPLPADPHGRRPSGDLPGPGAGIPPPVVPSRPAPPPPAASSLYL; encoded by the exons ATGCGCCTGGCGCTGCTCTGGGCCCTGGGGCTCCTGGGCGCGGGCAGCCCATTGCCCTCCCGGCCGCTCCCAGATATAG GTGTCACTGAGGAGACGCAGGCAAGGCCAGAGAGGGCCCAGAATGGACCTCTGGAGCCCCAGATCCTTCAGGACAACCTCACGTTCAGCCTAGCACAAGCGCTTCAG ACCAGTCTGCCTGAGGCTTTGCGGATCAAACTGGAATTGGATGGTGAGAGTCATATCCTGGAGCTGCTGCAGAATAG GGAGCTAGTCTCAGGGCGCCCAACCCTGGTGTGGTACCAGCCTGATGGCACCCGAGTGGTCAGTGAGGGCCATACTCTG GAGAACTGCTGCTACGAGGGGAGAGTACGTGGCCACGCGCACTCCTGGGTCTCTCTCTGCACCTGCTCCGGGCTCAG GGGCGTAGTGATCCTGTCCCCAGAAAGAAGCTACTCTGTGGAGCTGGGGCCCGGGGACCTTCAGGGTCCCCCAGTTATCTCCCGGATCCAAGACCTCCTCCTGCCACGCCACACTTGTGCCCTGAGCTGGCCTACATCTGTGCTCACTCAGGCTCTACCGGAGCACCCCCTGGGACCACGTCACACTCGCCGG TGGAGGCGGGATGTGGTGACAGAGACCAAGATTGTTGAGCTGGTGATTGTGGCTGACCATGCCGAG GTCCAGAGGCACCGGGGCTTCCAGAGCCTCCTGAACCGCACCCTGGAAGTGGCCCTCCTCCTGGACACA TTCTTCAGGCCTATGAATGTCCGGGTGGCACTGGTGGGCCTGGAGGCCTGGACCCAGCACAACCTGATAGAAATAAGCCAGCACCCAGGTCTCACACTAGACAGCTTCCTCCACTGGCGCCGGACAAACCTGCTGCCTCGGTTGCCCCACGACAGCGCCCAGCTGGTGAC TGCCACTTCATTCTCTGGGCCCATGGTGGGCATGGCCATTCAGAACTCCATCTGTTCTCCTGAGTTTTCAGGAGGCGTGAACATG GACCACTCCACGAGCATCCTGGGAGTCGCCTCCTCAATAGCCCACGAGCTGGGACACAGCCTGGGCCTGGGCCATGACTCCCCTGGGAACAGCTGCCCCTGTCCGGGTCCAGCCCCAGCCAAGAGCTGCATCATGGAGGCCTCTACAGA CTTCCTGCCAGGCTTGAACTTCAGCAACTGCAGCCGACAGGCCCTGGAAAAAGCCCTCCTGGGTGGGATGGGCAGCTGCCTCTTTGAACGGCTGTCCGGTCTGCCTTCTATGGCCAGTGTCTGCGGAAATATGTTGGTGGAGCCCGGCGAGCAGTGTgactgtggcttcccaggt GACTGCACTGATCCCTGCTGTGACTACTTCACCTGCCAGCTGAGGCCAGGGGCCCAGTGTGCATCTGATGGACTCTGCTGTCACAGTTGCCAG CTGCGTCCAGCTGGCTGGAAGTGTCGCCCCACCAGAGGTGACTGTGACTTGCCCGAGTTCTGCCCAGGAGACAGCTCCCAGTGCCCCCCGGATGTCAGCATGGGGGACGGTGAGCCCTGTGCTGGAGGACAGGCTGTGTGCATGCAAGGACGTTGTGCCTCCTACGCCCAGCAGTGCCGGGCTCTCTGGGGGCCTGGGGCCACGCCCGCCGCACCACTCTGCCTCCTTACTGCCAATACCAGAGGGGACGCCTTTGGGAGCTGCGGGCGCAATGCTGATGGCAGTTATGTGTCCTGTGCCCCTCG AGATGCCGTGTGTGGGCAACTCCAGTGCCAGGGTGGGAGGGCCCAGCCTCTGCTAGGCTCAGCCCGGGATCATCGCTGGGAGATGCTAGCAGCCAACGGGACCCAGCTGAAGTTGAACTGCAGCTGGGTACACCTGGACCTGGGCAACGACGTGGCCCAGCCCCTCTTGACTCTGCCTGGCACAGCCTGTGGCCCCGGCCTG GTGTGTGTTGAGCAGCAGTGCCAGCCAGTAGAGGTCCTGGGAGCACAGGAATGTCGAAGGAGATGCCACGGGCATGGG GTCTGCGACAGCAACAGACGCTGCCACTGTGAGGAGGGCTGGGCACCCCCAGACTGCACCACCCACGTCAGAG CAACCAGCTCCCTGACCACAGGGCTGCCCCTCAGCCTTCTGTTGTTGCTGGTCCTGGTGCTCCTTGGTGCCAGCTACTGGCACCGTGCCCGCCTGCGCCAACGACTCTGCCAGCTCAAAGGACCCAGCTGCCAATACAG GGCAGCCCAGTCTGGTCCCCCAGAACGCCCAGGACCCCCACAGAGGGCCCTGGTGATGCCGGGTGCCAAG
- the ADAM15 gene encoding disintegrin and metalloproteinase domain-containing protein 15 isoform X4, whose translation MRLALLWALGLLGAGSPLPSRPLPDIGVTEETQARPERAQNGPLEPQILQDNLTFSLAQALQTSLPEALRIKLELDGESHILELLQNRELVSGRPTLVWYQPDGTRVVSEGHTLENCCYEGRVRGHAHSWVSLCTCSGLRGVVILSPERSYSVELGPGDLQGPPVISRIQDLLLPRHTCALSWPTSVLTQALPEHPLGPRHTRRWRRDVVTETKIVELVIVADHAEVQRHRGFQSLLNRTLEVALLLDTFFRPMNVRVALVGLEAWTQHNLIEISQHPGLTLDSFLHWRRTNLLPRLPHDSAQLVTATSFSGPMVGMAIQNSICSPEFSGGVNMDHSTSILGVASSIAHELGHSLGLGHDSPGNSCPCPGPAPAKSCIMEASTDFLPGLNFSNCSRQALEKALLGGMGSCLFERLSGLPSMASVCGNMLVEPGEQCDCGFPGDCTDPCCDYFTCQLRPGAQCASDGLCCHSCQLRPAGWKCRPTRGDCDLPEFCPGDSSQCPPDVSMGDGEPCAGGQAVCMQGRCASYAQQCRALWGPGATPAAPLCLLTANTRGDAFGSCGRNADGSYVSCAPRDAVCGQLQCQGGRAQPLLGSARDHRWEMLAANGTQLKLNCSWVHLDLGNDVAQPLLTLPGTACGPGLVCVEQQCQPVEVLGAQECRRRCHGHGVCDSNRRCHCEEGWAPPDCTTHVRATSSLTTGLPLSLLLLLVLVLLGASYWHRARLRQRLCQLKGPSCQYRAAQSGPPERPGPPQRALVMPGAKAELADRPNPPTRPLPADPVVRRPKSQGPTKPPPPRKPLPADPHGRRPSGDLPGPGAGIPPPVVPSRPAPPPPAASSLYL comes from the exons ATGCGCCTGGCGCTGCTCTGGGCCCTGGGGCTCCTGGGCGCGGGCAGCCCATTGCCCTCCCGGCCGCTCCCAGATATAG GTGTCACTGAGGAGACGCAGGCAAGGCCAGAGAGGGCCCAGAATGGACCTCTGGAGCCCCAGATCCTTCAGGACAACCTCACGTTCAGCCTAGCACAAGCGCTTCAG ACCAGTCTGCCTGAGGCTTTGCGGATCAAACTGGAATTGGATGGTGAGAGTCATATCCTGGAGCTGCTGCAGAATAG GGAGCTAGTCTCAGGGCGCCCAACCCTGGTGTGGTACCAGCCTGATGGCACCCGAGTGGTCAGTGAGGGCCATACTCTG GAGAACTGCTGCTACGAGGGGAGAGTACGTGGCCACGCGCACTCCTGGGTCTCTCTCTGCACCTGCTCCGGGCTCAG GGGCGTAGTGATCCTGTCCCCAGAAAGAAGCTACTCTGTGGAGCTGGGGCCCGGGGACCTTCAGGGTCCCCCAGTTATCTCCCGGATCCAAGACCTCCTCCTGCCACGCCACACTTGTGCCCTGAGCTGGCCTACATCTGTGCTCACTCAGGCTCTACCGGAGCACCCCCTGGGACCACGTCACACTCGCCGG TGGAGGCGGGATGTGGTGACAGAGACCAAGATTGTTGAGCTGGTGATTGTGGCTGACCATGCCGAG GTCCAGAGGCACCGGGGCTTCCAGAGCCTCCTGAACCGCACCCTGGAAGTGGCCCTCCTCCTGGACACA TTCTTCAGGCCTATGAATGTCCGGGTGGCACTGGTGGGCCTGGAGGCCTGGACCCAGCACAACCTGATAGAAATAAGCCAGCACCCAGGTCTCACACTAGACAGCTTCCTCCACTGGCGCCGGACAAACCTGCTGCCTCGGTTGCCCCACGACAGCGCCCAGCTGGTGAC TGCCACTTCATTCTCTGGGCCCATGGTGGGCATGGCCATTCAGAACTCCATCTGTTCTCCTGAGTTTTCAGGAGGCGTGAACATG GACCACTCCACGAGCATCCTGGGAGTCGCCTCCTCAATAGCCCACGAGCTGGGACACAGCCTGGGCCTGGGCCATGACTCCCCTGGGAACAGCTGCCCCTGTCCGGGTCCAGCCCCAGCCAAGAGCTGCATCATGGAGGCCTCTACAGA CTTCCTGCCAGGCTTGAACTTCAGCAACTGCAGCCGACAGGCCCTGGAAAAAGCCCTCCTGGGTGGGATGGGCAGCTGCCTCTTTGAACGGCTGTCCGGTCTGCCTTCTATGGCCAGTGTCTGCGGAAATATGTTGGTGGAGCCCGGCGAGCAGTGTgactgtggcttcccaggt GACTGCACTGATCCCTGCTGTGACTACTTCACCTGCCAGCTGAGGCCAGGGGCCCAGTGTGCATCTGATGGACTCTGCTGTCACAGTTGCCAG CTGCGTCCAGCTGGCTGGAAGTGTCGCCCCACCAGAGGTGACTGTGACTTGCCCGAGTTCTGCCCAGGAGACAGCTCCCAGTGCCCCCCGGATGTCAGCATGGGGGACGGTGAGCCCTGTGCTGGAGGACAGGCTGTGTGCATGCAAGGACGTTGTGCCTCCTACGCCCAGCAGTGCCGGGCTCTCTGGGGGCCTGGGGCCACGCCCGCCGCACCACTCTGCCTCCTTACTGCCAATACCAGAGGGGACGCCTTTGGGAGCTGCGGGCGCAATGCTGATGGCAGTTATGTGTCCTGTGCCCCTCG AGATGCCGTGTGTGGGCAACTCCAGTGCCAGGGTGGGAGGGCCCAGCCTCTGCTAGGCTCAGCCCGGGATCATCGCTGGGAGATGCTAGCAGCCAACGGGACCCAGCTGAAGTTGAACTGCAGCTGGGTACACCTGGACCTGGGCAACGACGTGGCCCAGCCCCTCTTGACTCTGCCTGGCACAGCCTGTGGCCCCGGCCTG GTGTGTGTTGAGCAGCAGTGCCAGCCAGTAGAGGTCCTGGGAGCACAGGAATGTCGAAGGAGATGCCACGGGCATGGG GTCTGCGACAGCAACAGACGCTGCCACTGTGAGGAGGGCTGGGCACCCCCAGACTGCACCACCCACGTCAGAG CAACCAGCTCCCTGACCACAGGGCTGCCCCTCAGCCTTCTGTTGTTGCTGGTCCTGGTGCTCCTTGGTGCCAGCTACTGGCACCGTGCCCGCCTGCGCCAACGACTCTGCCAGCTCAAAGGACCCAGCTGCCAATACAG GGCAGCCCAGTCTGGTCCCCCAGAACGCCCAGGACCCCCACAGAGGGCCCTGGTGATGCCGGGTGCCAAG
- the ADAM15 gene encoding disintegrin and metalloproteinase domain-containing protein 15 isoform X6: MRLALLWALGLLGAGSPLPSRPLPDIGVTEETQARPERAQNGPLEPQILQDNLTFSLAQALQTSLPEALRIKLELDGESHILELLQNRELVSGRPTLVWYQPDGTRVVSEGHTLENCCYEGRVRGHAHSWVSLCTCSGLRGVVILSPERSYSVELGPGDLQGPPVISRIQDLLLPRHTCALSWPTSVLTQALPEHPLGPRHTRRWRRDVVTETKIVELVIVADHAEVQRHRGFQSLLNRTLEVALLLDTFFRPMNVRVALVGLEAWTQHNLIEISQHPGLTLDSFLHWRRTNLLPRLPHDSAQLVTATSFSGPMVGMAIQNSICSPEFSGGVNMDHSTSILGVASSIAHELGHSLGLGHDSPGNSCPCPGPAPAKSCIMEASTDFLPGLNFSNCSRQALEKALLGGMGSCLFERLSGLPSMASVCGNMLVEPGEQCDCGFPGDCTDPCCDYFTCQLRPGAQCASDGLCCHSCQLRPAGWKCRPTRGDCDLPEFCPGDSSQCPPDVSMGDGEPCAGGQAVCMQGRCASYAQQCRALWGPGATPAAPLCLLTANTRGDAFGSCGRNADGSYVSCAPRDAVCGQLQCQGGRAQPLLGSARDHRWEMLAANGTQLKLNCSWVHLDLGNDVAQPLLTLPGTACGPGLVCVEQQCQPVEVLGAQECRRRCHGHGVCDSNRRCHCEEGWAPPDCTTHVRATSSLTTGLPLSLLLLLVLVLLGASYWHRARLRQRLCQLKGPSCQYRAAQSGPPERPGPPQRALVMPGAKSQGPTKPPPPRKPLPADPHGRRPSGDLPGPGAGIPPPVVPSRPAPPPPAASSLYL; encoded by the exons ATGCGCCTGGCGCTGCTCTGGGCCCTGGGGCTCCTGGGCGCGGGCAGCCCATTGCCCTCCCGGCCGCTCCCAGATATAG GTGTCACTGAGGAGACGCAGGCAAGGCCAGAGAGGGCCCAGAATGGACCTCTGGAGCCCCAGATCCTTCAGGACAACCTCACGTTCAGCCTAGCACAAGCGCTTCAG ACCAGTCTGCCTGAGGCTTTGCGGATCAAACTGGAATTGGATGGTGAGAGTCATATCCTGGAGCTGCTGCAGAATAG GGAGCTAGTCTCAGGGCGCCCAACCCTGGTGTGGTACCAGCCTGATGGCACCCGAGTGGTCAGTGAGGGCCATACTCTG GAGAACTGCTGCTACGAGGGGAGAGTACGTGGCCACGCGCACTCCTGGGTCTCTCTCTGCACCTGCTCCGGGCTCAG GGGCGTAGTGATCCTGTCCCCAGAAAGAAGCTACTCTGTGGAGCTGGGGCCCGGGGACCTTCAGGGTCCCCCAGTTATCTCCCGGATCCAAGACCTCCTCCTGCCACGCCACACTTGTGCCCTGAGCTGGCCTACATCTGTGCTCACTCAGGCTCTACCGGAGCACCCCCTGGGACCACGTCACACTCGCCGG TGGAGGCGGGATGTGGTGACAGAGACCAAGATTGTTGAGCTGGTGATTGTGGCTGACCATGCCGAG GTCCAGAGGCACCGGGGCTTCCAGAGCCTCCTGAACCGCACCCTGGAAGTGGCCCTCCTCCTGGACACA TTCTTCAGGCCTATGAATGTCCGGGTGGCACTGGTGGGCCTGGAGGCCTGGACCCAGCACAACCTGATAGAAATAAGCCAGCACCCAGGTCTCACACTAGACAGCTTCCTCCACTGGCGCCGGACAAACCTGCTGCCTCGGTTGCCCCACGACAGCGCCCAGCTGGTGAC TGCCACTTCATTCTCTGGGCCCATGGTGGGCATGGCCATTCAGAACTCCATCTGTTCTCCTGAGTTTTCAGGAGGCGTGAACATG GACCACTCCACGAGCATCCTGGGAGTCGCCTCCTCAATAGCCCACGAGCTGGGACACAGCCTGGGCCTGGGCCATGACTCCCCTGGGAACAGCTGCCCCTGTCCGGGTCCAGCCCCAGCCAAGAGCTGCATCATGGAGGCCTCTACAGA CTTCCTGCCAGGCTTGAACTTCAGCAACTGCAGCCGACAGGCCCTGGAAAAAGCCCTCCTGGGTGGGATGGGCAGCTGCCTCTTTGAACGGCTGTCCGGTCTGCCTTCTATGGCCAGTGTCTGCGGAAATATGTTGGTGGAGCCCGGCGAGCAGTGTgactgtggcttcccaggt GACTGCACTGATCCCTGCTGTGACTACTTCACCTGCCAGCTGAGGCCAGGGGCCCAGTGTGCATCTGATGGACTCTGCTGTCACAGTTGCCAG CTGCGTCCAGCTGGCTGGAAGTGTCGCCCCACCAGAGGTGACTGTGACTTGCCCGAGTTCTGCCCAGGAGACAGCTCCCAGTGCCCCCCGGATGTCAGCATGGGGGACGGTGAGCCCTGTGCTGGAGGACAGGCTGTGTGCATGCAAGGACGTTGTGCCTCCTACGCCCAGCAGTGCCGGGCTCTCTGGGGGCCTGGGGCCACGCCCGCCGCACCACTCTGCCTCCTTACTGCCAATACCAGAGGGGACGCCTTTGGGAGCTGCGGGCGCAATGCTGATGGCAGTTATGTGTCCTGTGCCCCTCG AGATGCCGTGTGTGGGCAACTCCAGTGCCAGGGTGGGAGGGCCCAGCCTCTGCTAGGCTCAGCCCGGGATCATCGCTGGGAGATGCTAGCAGCCAACGGGACCCAGCTGAAGTTGAACTGCAGCTGGGTACACCTGGACCTGGGCAACGACGTGGCCCAGCCCCTCTTGACTCTGCCTGGCACAGCCTGTGGCCCCGGCCTG GTGTGTGTTGAGCAGCAGTGCCAGCCAGTAGAGGTCCTGGGAGCACAGGAATGTCGAAGGAGATGCCACGGGCATGGG GTCTGCGACAGCAACAGACGCTGCCACTGTGAGGAGGGCTGGGCACCCCCAGACTGCACCACCCACGTCAGAG CAACCAGCTCCCTGACCACAGGGCTGCCCCTCAGCCTTCTGTTGTTGCTGGTCCTGGTGCTCCTTGGTGCCAGCTACTGGCACCGTGCCCGCCTGCGCCAACGACTCTGCCAGCTCAAAGGACCCAGCTGCCAATACAG GGCAGCCCAGTCTGGTCCCCCAGAACGCCCAGGACCCCCACAGAGGGCCCTGGTGATGCCGGGTGCCAAG
- the ADAM15 gene encoding disintegrin and metalloproteinase domain-containing protein 15 isoform X5 encodes MRLALLWALGLLGAGSPLPSRPLPDIGVTEETQARPERAQNGPLEPQILQDNLTFSLAQALQTSLPEALRIKLELDGESHILELLQNRELVSGRPTLVWYQPDGTRVVSEGHTLENCCYEGRVRGHAHSWVSLCTCSGLRGVVILSPERSYSVELGPGDLQGPPVISRIQDLLLPRHTCALSWPTSVLTQALPEHPLGPRHTRRWRRDVVTETKIVELVIVADHAEVQRHRGFQSLLNRTLEVALLLDTFFRPMNVRVALVGLEAWTQHNLIEISQHPGLTLDSFLHWRRTNLLPRLPHDSAQLVTATSFSGPMVGMAIQNSICSPEFSGGVNMDHSTSILGVASSIAHELGHSLGLGHDSPGNSCPCPGPAPAKSCIMEASTDFLPGLNFSNCSRQALEKALLGGMGSCLFERLSGLPSMASVCGNMLVEPGEQCDCGFPGDCTDPCCDYFTCQLRPGAQCASDGLCCHSCQLRPAGWKCRPTRGDCDLPEFCPGDSSQCPPDVSMGDGEPCAGGQAVCMQGRCASYAQQCRALWGPGATPAAPLCLLTANTRGDAFGSCGRNADGSYVSCAPRDAVCGQLQCQGGRAQPLLGSARDHRWEMLAANGTQLKLNCSWVHLDLGNDVAQPLLTLPGTACGPGLVCVEQQCQPVEVLGAQECRRRCHGHGVCDSNRRCHCEEGWAPPDCTTHVRATSSLTTGLPLSLLLLLVLVLLGASYWHRARLRQRLCQLKGPSCQYRAAQSGPPERPGPPQRALVMPGAKASALGFPAPPSRPLPPDPVPKRLQSQGPTKPPPPRKPLPADPHGRRPSGDLPGPGAGIPPPVVPSRPAPPPPAASSLYL; translated from the exons ATGCGCCTGGCGCTGCTCTGGGCCCTGGGGCTCCTGGGCGCGGGCAGCCCATTGCCCTCCCGGCCGCTCCCAGATATAG GTGTCACTGAGGAGACGCAGGCAAGGCCAGAGAGGGCCCAGAATGGACCTCTGGAGCCCCAGATCCTTCAGGACAACCTCACGTTCAGCCTAGCACAAGCGCTTCAG ACCAGTCTGCCTGAGGCTTTGCGGATCAAACTGGAATTGGATGGTGAGAGTCATATCCTGGAGCTGCTGCAGAATAG GGAGCTAGTCTCAGGGCGCCCAACCCTGGTGTGGTACCAGCCTGATGGCACCCGAGTGGTCAGTGAGGGCCATACTCTG GAGAACTGCTGCTACGAGGGGAGAGTACGTGGCCACGCGCACTCCTGGGTCTCTCTCTGCACCTGCTCCGGGCTCAG GGGCGTAGTGATCCTGTCCCCAGAAAGAAGCTACTCTGTGGAGCTGGGGCCCGGGGACCTTCAGGGTCCCCCAGTTATCTCCCGGATCCAAGACCTCCTCCTGCCACGCCACACTTGTGCCCTGAGCTGGCCTACATCTGTGCTCACTCAGGCTCTACCGGAGCACCCCCTGGGACCACGTCACACTCGCCGG TGGAGGCGGGATGTGGTGACAGAGACCAAGATTGTTGAGCTGGTGATTGTGGCTGACCATGCCGAG GTCCAGAGGCACCGGGGCTTCCAGAGCCTCCTGAACCGCACCCTGGAAGTGGCCCTCCTCCTGGACACA TTCTTCAGGCCTATGAATGTCCGGGTGGCACTGGTGGGCCTGGAGGCCTGGACCCAGCACAACCTGATAGAAATAAGCCAGCACCCAGGTCTCACACTAGACAGCTTCCTCCACTGGCGCCGGACAAACCTGCTGCCTCGGTTGCCCCACGACAGCGCCCAGCTGGTGAC TGCCACTTCATTCTCTGGGCCCATGGTGGGCATGGCCATTCAGAACTCCATCTGTTCTCCTGAGTTTTCAGGAGGCGTGAACATG GACCACTCCACGAGCATCCTGGGAGTCGCCTCCTCAATAGCCCACGAGCTGGGACACAGCCTGGGCCTGGGCCATGACTCCCCTGGGAACAGCTGCCCCTGTCCGGGTCCAGCCCCAGCCAAGAGCTGCATCATGGAGGCCTCTACAGA CTTCCTGCCAGGCTTGAACTTCAGCAACTGCAGCCGACAGGCCCTGGAAAAAGCCCTCCTGGGTGGGATGGGCAGCTGCCTCTTTGAACGGCTGTCCGGTCTGCCTTCTATGGCCAGTGTCTGCGGAAATATGTTGGTGGAGCCCGGCGAGCAGTGTgactgtggcttcccaggt GACTGCACTGATCCCTGCTGTGACTACTTCACCTGCCAGCTGAGGCCAGGGGCCCAGTGTGCATCTGATGGACTCTGCTGTCACAGTTGCCAG CTGCGTCCAGCTGGCTGGAAGTGTCGCCCCACCAGAGGTGACTGTGACTTGCCCGAGTTCTGCCCAGGAGACAGCTCCCAGTGCCCCCCGGATGTCAGCATGGGGGACGGTGAGCCCTGTGCTGGAGGACAGGCTGTGTGCATGCAAGGACGTTGTGCCTCCTACGCCCAGCAGTGCCGGGCTCTCTGGGGGCCTGGGGCCACGCCCGCCGCACCACTCTGCCTCCTTACTGCCAATACCAGAGGGGACGCCTTTGGGAGCTGCGGGCGCAATGCTGATGGCAGTTATGTGTCCTGTGCCCCTCG AGATGCCGTGTGTGGGCAACTCCAGTGCCAGGGTGGGAGGGCCCAGCCTCTGCTAGGCTCAGCCCGGGATCATCGCTGGGAGATGCTAGCAGCCAACGGGACCCAGCTGAAGTTGAACTGCAGCTGGGTACACCTGGACCTGGGCAACGACGTGGCCCAGCCCCTCTTGACTCTGCCTGGCACAGCCTGTGGCCCCGGCCTG GTGTGTGTTGAGCAGCAGTGCCAGCCAGTAGAGGTCCTGGGAGCACAGGAATGTCGAAGGAGATGCCACGGGCATGGG GTCTGCGACAGCAACAGACGCTGCCACTGTGAGGAGGGCTGGGCACCCCCAGACTGCACCACCCACGTCAGAG CAACCAGCTCCCTGACCACAGGGCTGCCCCTCAGCCTTCTGTTGTTGCTGGTCCTGGTGCTCCTTGGTGCCAGCTACTGGCACCGTGCCCGCCTGCGCCAACGACTCTGCCAGCTCAAAGGACCCAGCTGCCAATACAG GGCAGCCCAGTCTGGTCCCCCAGAACGCCCAGGACCCCCACAGAGGGCCCTGGTGATGCCGGGTGCCAAG